The Tigriopus californicus strain San Diego chromosome 10, Tcal_SD_v2.1, whole genome shotgun sequence region TGATCATCAATTCTATTCTCTAGAAATAACATAGCTGTGTGTTTAGTGCAGATGGAGTATAAACATTACTGTTTCAATAtaggttttcaaggttttcaaattggtgttttcaactttGCAGGCAATCACTGTTCTCAAGGCTGCTTTCTCAATATATGTATcagatgtggcacaatttggtcaaaatggcaatgcatttttttattgaaatcaaggcatggccaaataaacacaattttcactcGTTTCAGCATTACAGAAATGTCCCCATCCGGTTCCCCCTCCTtcgaaaaaccaaaccatagACAAACATGCAGGGCCATtatgaaagctttcagagttaaaaaaacatttttctgtcaTAGATTTTAAGATGCTTTGAAAAGAACTATGAAACTATGACTATGAactatgaaaagaaaaatggactaTGATTTTTGGCAGACGGTGAAGGAAAACACAAACAGTACACCTCTACATCCACTAAAAACAATAAAGCATACTTTTGCTTCATGAAATGCAATGTAtcaaagtagttgaattgtgaaatccaCTGAGTAGGGTACAATCTTAAGATATCTGTTTATAAAAGTCCGCGGTGAAAGCAAGCTCTGTGTATGACACAAATAGTTAATGGAAGGCCAGGAAATTCAACTCCTGCAGATAAGCATCTGATTGTACATTGAAGTGCCCTAGATTACAAGAGAGAGAGTATCTGGCGTTTTTTCTGGCGTTTGTTTAAAtatatttggcggtgaatgtcttgaattggcgttttTGGGGGGTAATCTCGCATTTTTAGCCTGTCGcgacctggcagcactgtttTAGGGAAAAAGATTGTGTGTCTATttttatcctcgacacccggtgTATAGTCTCCGCTTATACCATCAATTCGCTTATATCGTCGTTTTCTCAAAGTCCCGAATCATTCTTACAGTATTTATATGAATTGACTTCGCTTATAGCGTCGCTTCACtcaggaaacaaaaaaacacggGTGAATACTGATCATCCTGCTTGCTCATTTGGCTGCCAATCAAGCCGAATTCAACTTTGTCCAGAGTTTCAATATGCCTCCAAAACAAGCATTATTTCAGTCATGCGAAGGAAGCTATTTTAAAAGCCTAAGATGATCTTCCAAAGATGCCGTTATCGACAGCGCAGTAACCTCCTACATCCCAAGAAATTGACGCTGCAATGTCATTGGTTAGAAGAGGCTCACTaaacggaagaaaaaaactgtGGTTAagacattgaagcaaagtATCCTTGATAGTTTCCttggaaataaaaataaagtttcaagAATTGCAGCCTCATTTGAGTTATATATCGTTAAACACTCGTATTATAAGGCTTTTTGCGTATTTGGCGTCGTTATGCACCTAATACAGAAAATTAGGATACATCGTCAATCCGGATAAATCGTCAATTTGGCTCGGTACCTAGAGCGACGATAAAAGCGGGTTCCACTGCACTAGGAAAAGCACAGATTCATAAGCTTTTGGTGACTTAACCTatcattggctttttttcagcATAATTTCCGACTAGCGTTGTAGaatgggaggctagtcccgataggtacatttccatttcgaaatcgacatctcagtcgtttgaaaagctggaagaaatTTTGATCTTGCGTAATTTcgcccagcatgttggtgtagccactagagagaatactgttctcgacttgtttttttccaataaccctgatctgatccaatatgtccatgtgacacctagtaataTGTCAGTTCATCAGGTTCTTGACATAGGGTCGACcgttactcaaaagccggcgtgctctagagtaagaccggaCGAAAAcgtcggtctggctaagttcatgTTCATatatgaacattggccgttgattaaagaaaggttaggagagcttgacctcatttcaatactgaaaaaggaatcatctaTTGAAGTAGCCATAggcaaaatgattctagttttttgaggacgtctgttccactctagcaatatctgaatgtgttccacagcGCAGggcacagtctaaaattccaaagtataggaaaaacttgttcaaaaaagagttgcaaactagcaaaaaggctccagagcgatttgaatccagtagttgtggctagccttcgaagaaagttggagttgatccaaagtagaattaaggcctatattgagacagatcagttgaaaaacGAAAGTGGAGTAGTTCCGGAGGtaaggtcgaatccgaaggcatttttctcttattcaaactccaagagaaagatggaataccctgtagggccttttgaggtcaatggggaagctatagacaatgtagagtctgtggccaacatacttggagatcagttctatagtgtgttttcaactccactgagtttaggagcaacagtccattgctctattgatgagtttgttgggactggcaaggcttgtcaagttgagcgtttagacgaccttgtagtcacagatcaagatgctttagaggccattagactctcgagttctcctggccctgatggtgtgacatctcagtttctgaagAAATGCCCACTGGTTCTtactcctgttttctcgcacttgatgcgttgcatgttggatcagggcaaatttccattttcactaagATTAGCTCacgttcttccaattttttaagggggagataagtcgctccccagtaacaataggccgatttctctcttttcgaatattgcgaaggtgtttgacaagatcatgaagttcaaaattgttgaatttcttgatattcatgaagtccttcctcctagccagcaagggttccgagcacattttagcacgattacccaactgattgagcatatagagcaggttattgagagccatgaatcagtcgatgtagtttatctcggctttgccaaggcttttgacaaggtagatcatggccttttagttaacaggctccatgagattgggatccaaggcagggttctcaattggttaagaagtttcatttctggtaggaaacaactggttaaggttgagggatccctgACATACATGATagtgatgtcaagtcgggtgttccttaGGGCTCCATTTGGGTCCTctacttttcatcatcttcattgctccgcttcagaagcttggtagtagtaaagtcagtatctcttcctacGCTGATGATGTAAAATTAGTAGTTGGTAGGAACGGTCAGAAttcctttgggtcgacgtcattaaacactccactattagatgatgaaggtaagggcattgagcaggtctcatccatgaaggatttgggtgtagtcctccaagataatggaaagttcgatgagcatatccagttgaaagttggtaagcgtttcaaacatgtggttgaatatatcgcacgtttaagtcccgAGATAGTATCACTatgccaactctgtacaagtcgtttgcccagccacatcttgaatatgcccctcccatttgggctccaataagttcagcatgtttgcaaaatgtcgaacaagtccaaagatgtttcactaggaacatcacaggattgagagggctctcgtattgggagagactagaaaagttgggactgcacagtgtgcagagaaggtacgaaaggtatctgatactgtaagtcttcaaaagcatccatgagctgtgtcccaacccaggatttagggtcaattctagtgaccgtagaggcttaatgtgcgtattgagagcaccttcaaggcctcgagaatccaggccagttcgaacaatgaagtccacttctcgtctttctcgcgctccttcattgtttaatttgcttccctctaatattggtagggaatacgtaggccttgttgatccggtagcatctttcaagtcagacttggacatatttttagaaagcattccagatcaaccctacatacAAGGAAtagctcgatctgccaactcaaattcattggtagaccaaatattggcaaagattgaaaggtaataaatagacgaattatataacctttcattttaatagtactgggggtTACATCCGGTTACATcccttgtagcggttagaaaagctcgtgaaaaaaaaaccaaaccaaaaactaTTGTTAGAGCATCCGCTACCCAATAGGCAgatcctggttcgatcccacGCTAGCAGAGTCCTAGCTTCTTTAAATATTCAAATCACTGCATAACTTGTTTGCTTCTATAACTTGGTCGAATGGGCGAACCTACGGTTATTCCCAAGGGTGAGAGAAATATTAATGTTGGCTTTGACAACGAACTGGGAATACCCCTCAACTGGGAAACCAATAATTAGATGACCGGCAGAGGCaaagagctgccatctgacttcgtaacaaacaaataatAAAGTTGAGGAAGTTCCGGAGGATAAAAGGTCACTTTGAACCCCTTTAAGTATTTTTGATGCCTTTTTATCCGTTACAAAATCTAGGGACACAACTGGATTTACTAGGTTATCCAATACGTTTTTCCATTCTACTTACAACAATATTTCTGTCTTGGAATATTTGACTTAAGGACACTTTTCCTAATTGATGCGGATGTTATAGTAACCATACtattgattctcttctggatCCTACTGAAACTACATAGCGCACTTTTATTCATTGAACGGTTTTGGTTTTAGGTTGGATCAAAGTCATAATGGCAAGTATGACTAACTTAATTGCAGCTCCCTTTTTTGCTGAATTCCCAAAACATAATGAggaagttggatttgatttgctTGCTAAAACCTTCTGACAGGGTTTGTAATTCTTCTTCTGATCATGCTGCAaggaagcaaataaaaaaggtcccaaacatggaaaaacgagttaaacaatgaaaaagaagctctgaaaaagtcgaaaaagtaaaaaaatggaaatttgggcaaatttttCGGCGAAAATGGGCTTAAATTTTGCGAAAAAGGTTCAGGTCGTCAATTGTGCTCTTCATATTAACTTATTGAAAGAGCAACCTGAATAACCTCACGGTGTttaatgttccttttgttcaTTAGTCAAACAACCAGTAACAGGAGAGACCAACCCAATTCGTACAATGAACGAATATGTTTGATCTCCATCCTTTGTTCAATATACGAGAAGaagatattttgccaaatcaatCCGTCAAAAAGGATTTCTTCACCCTTGAAAACATCCGTTTTCCTTCGTCCGAGGCCTGTTTATCAGGAAGATAAGCCACACCCTAGTGACCCCTGCTTTACTGGTTCATTAATGATggaacaatttcaatcaatttgacTGACATGTTACTGAGCCAGAGGTGGATTGAAAGGCTAAATCATAAGATTTCTTAGGCAAGAAAGGGGATATCTGTCAATTGGGCGATCATTACACGAGGATATAGTTTAAAAAAGGTTAAACAAAGGGTCTACTTTGTTTACTGAAATCTTTGTAAGCTGTTTTATGTGCTTCataaatcttcaaatgttacacATTAGGACTGCTTGCGTCAAAAAACTCActttcttttgagaagaatggtggtgatggggtaaaccataaaatattggtttgGTAGTCAAAATTTTTTGTAGATGTAATTGTAacaagtaacgccattacatttttttttcgagtaatagTTGTgcaacgaattactatttttgaccaaagtaactgtaactgtaattcgttccttttattgaggaacaactAATACCCTGTAGGTTACCTCTAAGGGCTCTCTCTCAAGAATCCAGTAGCTAAACTAATTaatatttttgctcaaaatcgGCTTTAAATCCGAGCTAAGagcattgaaaaatgaatctcTGCTCAGCTCTTTTTGACATCcgaaaagtcaaatttttgCTCATTCTGCTCGAAAGAATACTAAAGAATATTGAAAGTTACTCTCTTATGTCAGATCTAGTAGCTACCAATGGGACGCAGAAAAGACAATAACTAAGGACTAGTCAACTCTAATTGTTTGTGAGGATCAAATATTAACATAACCAACAATTTTTCATGTAATGCTAGTGGGAACATCAAGTGAAGTAGTGAATCAAGCCCGCCAAAACATGGTTAATTTTCTTACCATTCATATTCTTGTTGCAGTCCTTAGAAAAAAATTAACTCAGGAATGACTTTCCTTACCACTCGATTTACTATCCCATGGTTATCTCAAAGACATTACTTTGACTAATCCGAGATCAGCGGCAGATAAACAATAGCTTTCAACCCAACGCTCAAAATTAATTGCATTCACAgacagggtgggcaattttgggaatcagcttgacttttggacaccactGTCCAtaaatgtccaaaagtgtGAAAAGTTGGACAAGAACGTCCAAAAGGGGTCACAAGATGTACAAAAATTAGTACAATTGTCCTAAAGTAGGTATACAAGCAAAAACTGTTAAGCAAATGTCACTTATCGAAGTAAATGAGAACATTTATGTATTTTGAAGGTTAAGAAGTCGGAGCCAAGCTCAGTGCATTTGGCAGCTGGGCAATTTTAACTGAAACTAAATCAAGAATTGCAACAACTTAGCACCTACTTATCAAATATTCAGATATAGTTTTTAATTGTTATACATCTATAAATTATGATTTATTATTTTCCTATAGGGCTTTACCTCCCTGACGTCACCGCTTAAAGCAAACACAGGTCACGAGActtcaaaacataaaagtAGGACATTGTCTATGAGTCTTCCGTTATGGTTGACACTTGAAACGGTCATAATTCAGTAACTAGGTACATTTTAGGCAAAGAGTGAACATAAGAAAGAACAGGAGAGCAATTCAAAGTACAGTTTACTAGTTATTGTTCAAGTTAAGTGGCACTTTGACTTTGCAAAGCGTAAAGCATCATCTTGGATGGCATTGGAATGGCACAATTTATTAtagaaatgaacaattttctggaTGATGCCGTATTCTTTACCCCTACAGGCAGTATTACATATTgctgtctttcattttttttctctgacaaTCATCTACAATAGGGATAATTTTGCTACTATTGAACAGTAAGAATACCATTTGCACATGTAGATGAAGATCCTAAACTTGCCTTGagtttaaaattgaaatgtaagAATATGCTTTAACAACTAAGGAGCATGATTGCTTACCCTGTAATCAAGAACTACAAGTACATTATTGCAAACACAAAACACACAGAATAGTACAACTGGAGTCTGGAGctcctggattggatctgGTAGGCTTGGATAGTGATTTGAGCTGAGCAGgatcatgatcatgaacaAAGATTACTGATTACTGAACAGTGGTCACAGAGTCCCTTGCAAAATTTGgttactgatcattcaaagtCCATTATAATAGAATGTCCACCTTCACCACCCTGGCAACATTGTCCTGATGGGCAGTAGACCTGTAGTATTACGGACCTAGAGAAAGCGTGCACACGAGCCTTCTTTCAAAACCATAAGCTATTCCACATTAAGTCTTGGATTTTTTCAACATAACTTCATATTTATCATTAGGTTAAAATGGACATTTGTCCGATATGCAGGAAACAAAAGCTAAAAAGGCTGGTTGCTTATGGGTTCAGTCATTGAATAAAATGGATTTGCCAGCCTCTGCAATATTTAAGGACAAACAATTGTACCCAATGAGTTGTAAAGTTTGATTCTTCAATCATCAGTCGCCAATTCAACCCCTGCCCATCAATTCGGTGGTCTTTTTATTGCGCGACTTTTACACAGAACGTCCTACTAATTCTGCTACTAAGACTGCTATTTGCATCACTTAGTCAGTCACGCAACATCAAGTGATGCAAGAACTTCTTCTTTCACTAGCATTGCTTCTTGGTCTCTGCCTTAGCGCGTACTTGAAGGCTTGCGCGCaccaggctggccaggtagcattttcTGATGCTAattgttgaaaattagcattatttcaatgcCGCTAGCATTGGAATACTTatattagcattggtctggttttagcattaaactagcattatttgcatggtccaagcattgtgaaatcttgtctTGCATTTTCCTggcattatttcactgaaaaaaatgacgaaaaggcaagaaagaaagaaaaaaatcccacaAGAGAACTACATTTGGCGGTGTtgacaatgttctttcatttgatcccttttccatttcatgaaattgatacgctgtagctacaaaatgatttccatttgaatgtttactttacatgaaGCAAGCAAATGATTTATTccaattgcttctcaattctaagggagatttagccaaaATTCTGTGTGTAACCAGACTTTTGGCGCACAAAAAGATTTGGGTCGGCTAatacaagtaaaaaaaaaagattaaaatgaCCAATGCATTTATAAGAACGAAGTGCCAATCCTTAAGTATATGTAAGTACGGGTTAATTTCActgtaatattcaaataaacataaatattttggttggtttcaTAGTTTTCCGAAAAGTATTCTCCCCACACATATGAGATAAACCAAATCCCAAgattcaaaaatagcaaaaaaagcaaaatagaaaagaTAGACAACAATGAGATATGATCTTGATAGGTTAGGTgagatcattttttcttaccgcgGAGAGATGAAaaagtgtcacagggccggtcGGGCACTCTTTGGCGGCTTGGACTAGGGTGAGCCATTATATgtattcttttccttttttagcacgacaatggccttaaccatgaatgCATTCGTTTTGAATCgaaaaataaactctttggcacatttttcatccaaagaagTGTTCATTACTTGTCTGAAAAAATTATGAGCGTCAAGTGCGATAAACGTGctaaatcaacggaactgattttcagagtgagtttggctttgcaGCTGCGATAGTACGAGCCACAGAGGAGCCGGCAAGTAGATTTAATGTcataaacttaaaaagcagataCTTTGATAATGggtgagtaattgatattttttgaatgaaacgtgtgccaaagagtttattctttgatttaaaactatgacattcatgattaaggccatggtcatgctaaaaaagaaaaaaaacacgtgtaacggctcaagctagtccaagccgTCTAGGAGTGCCCAAATGGCCttgtgacactattttatctccctgtggtaagtaaaaaatggaatcacctcacctttaaaaaatattcctcattgagctctatggatagGGAAACTTATGGCAGCTCTTGCTAGCGTctgctttgaagtatgatgcacaacgaaaaaaacaattgatatTATTTTCATGATGTAATCTCACCCAAGAAAATTTTTTTTGGGCGGTAAGAACAATTGCAATTGGATGCAAAGAAAACCTTGTTaaaatcctgaaaatacaATGCTCATataaaacttttcattttttggtgtccccttctaagtctcagggttcaaaattagaagaatatcataaacacaacagcatcaatttttactgaaaggtttttctttagattactgtatttttcatttttctttcttctaagattataattttcaaaatattgctcgTATTtaccctgtcaaagagtgccaaatataattgaattgtgaaactgaaatcctttatgagcaccatgaataatatgcttttcttaaaacaaagtagcattgttctcGCATTTCCGAATTCAAATTAGCCTATTTTTAGctttgattttgcacgagctagcatcgctggctgaaaaaaaacctggccagcctggcGCGCACACCTTCTATAGGTCCGTGATAGTGCAGGTCTACCACTTTCTTGGTGCCCAGTTCATCTGTCTTGGGATGGATAATGAGTACGTCTTGGGAGGCCTTCAAACTTAAAATCCGGGGAAAATATCACTGCACCGGTGGTAGAAACCAACCAGGTCTTTCTCACGGGGATACACGACCTTTGAAATCTCGAAACACTGTCACTCTTTACGCGAAATCGCCACCGTCATTGATCATAATCCGCGCGCCATTGCTAtgaggagtttgttgatcAAGTCAAAAGTCGGCCTCTCGCTGTtatggcgggaaaggtttgacAAAAAGTATTCCGTCCGCATTAGCTCAACTGTTCTAAtgctaagcaaataaacattatCAATGCTCACTGGGATGACAGGTTGGCAggaaagtttcaaattttaggattgttttaaacaaaagtaaaactattaattttgcaaagtaaagtcttgatggggcaaaacaCCTGAAACATTGTTTGTCTAAAATGTTAGTATAAGTAATTGTAacaagtaacgccattacattttttggcaagtaAGGGTTGTGtaatttattacttttttcgGCCAAAGTATTTGTAACTGCAATCCGTTCCTGCGATGGAGAGACGACTGTGGAATTATAAGTTTGACATCTTGATGTTTCGTTTGAAGCTTCTTTGGTCCGACCAATTCTGCTTGTCAGAATCATGCCCATGACAAGCCTGCAAGTGCATTTGCAGCTGTCAAGGACGTTCTCCTATGAAGCGAGCAAGATCGTAAAAGAAAGTACCTCTGCTCATTTATTGGTAGTTAATGCCTTTGAACTGTATGTGTCCTGACATACAAGAACGCTGGCTGCATAATAACGCCGAATCAAAATTTTATCCAATCTCAGAGGCTTCTTTGGATTTTCTTCCTTTTATCAGATAAcaaattttgattattttgacatttggctATAAATCCACGCAACTTATGGCTTTAAGGTAAATACAACCTTTTTTGGTACTAATGCGCAGAGGAGTACAAATTCTTTGATGACACCTgaattttttacttttgtacTTGAAAGACTATCCACAACTGAAATATTCGACTAGACATCCTGTTTTAAGCATAGACGTCGTTAGCGCTTTTTATATAGTCACCCTTTCCAACACCCTCTCTCTCTTAAAATGAGCGAAGCAATAGTCCAGCTGAGTTGCGAAATTCAACATAAATACAACAAAGTATGACCTATCTACGTCAAACGCATGAGTGCTGCCGTTTTTCCTGAAACAATTCAACTATTCATTAACGTTGGCACACCATCTCATAATACGATAAGAGAGGGAATGGTTCATGTCTAAGTTCacaatgcaaaatattttgtgccaCCCTGAAACAAAGGTCGTGATTCACCTGTCTCAAAGGTTCAAGTAACCTTGGAAGAAAATAAGACAAGGCTTCCTCTCATGTCTTGATAGATGATCTAATCCGACTGCCGGACCTCTAAGGCCCACCATTTTACTCTAAAATTGTCCTTCAATCATATCATTTCACCTTGGCCCTCTTTGTTCTTCAAGAATGACGTCATTCAGGTAGACCTCAAATAATGCTTTTAGAGCATTGCAGGTGCAAAGAGGATTGTTATTGGTGATATAGGATAAGAAGTGATGAGCCAATCTTCGAGCGCGAAAAACAATATCTGTGCTGATGCCGAGCCTTTCCATGAAGCCTTAGTGAATGAAATCCCTGCATGTGATTTACATCccccattgaaaaaaagtagcGCTCCCAAAATGATGAAACCTAGAAGTGAAGGTCAGTTCCAAGTTCGAGATTCAGGCTCGGATTCCGAGACTTCGCCCAGTGATATTGAGACATTGAATGTAAGTGATCGGCGATCTCCTCGGCGATCTCAGTCCAACGTTGTCAGTCAGACGAATATCCGGATTGATGTGTTGAATGGACCCATGATCTTTGGCCGAGGTAACACGGTCATTGGCGGGGGAGTGGACCCACCCAAGGCCAAACGGAAAGGGTCATTTTCTCGGTTGTCGACGGAGCAACGAGCTCATATTGATCGGTGTCTCAAATCAAAACGACCTTTGGAGGACGAGGAGTTGGCGGGCATTGCCAGACATAT contains the following coding sequences:
- the LOC131888355 gene encoding uncharacterized protein LOC131888355 — translated: MSQSSSAKNNICADAEPFHEALVNEIPACDLHPPLKKSSAPKMMKPRSEGQFQVRDSGSDSETSPSDIETLNVSDRRSPRRSQSNVVSQTNIRIDVLNGPMIFGRGNTVIGGGVDPPKAKRKGSFSRLSTEQRAHIDRCLKSKRPLEDEELAGIARHIGSKWKDIGNGLKLNFVLLDSIDDEKDSLSEKVEVMLNRWTEKYCERASVGRLAKILFQHEHYQALAALSP